Proteins from a single region of Chryseobacterium sp. W4I1:
- a CDS encoding ankyrin repeat domain-containing protein, which produces MKNIVFIISVFLSFSVMSAQEKVKSIFDIARSGTVAEVNDLMKQNPDIINQTNENGFSPLILACYRGNIGVADFLMDKVKDINYNSSMGTALMAVVYKGDLQLTQKLLDNKSDINTTDSQGTTPLIFASKLGNTEMVKLLLKYHADKNIKDKQGNTAFEYAVLSKKSELINQLKN; this is translated from the coding sequence ATGAAAAACATAGTCTTTATTATAAGTGTTTTCCTGAGCTTTTCAGTAATGTCCGCCCAGGAAAAGGTAAAATCTATATTTGATATTGCCAGAAGCGGAACCGTAGCTGAAGTAAATGACCTTATGAAACAAAATCCGGATATTATTAATCAGACCAATGAAAATGGATTTTCACCTCTTATTCTTGCATGCTACAGAGGAAATATAGGAGTAGCTGATTTCTTGATGGATAAAGTAAAAGATATTAATTATAATTCTTCGATGGGAACTGCGCTTATGGCAGTTGTGTATAAAGGCGATTTACAATTGACTCAAAAATTACTGGATAATAAATCGGATATAAATACCACGGATTCACAAGGGACCACACCGCTTATTTTTGCTTCAAAACTGGGAAATACGGAAATGGTGAAGCTTCTTTTAAAATATCATGCAGATAAAAATATAAAAGATAAACAAGGGAATACAGCTTTTGAATATGCCGTACTATCCAAAAAATCAGAACTTATCAATCAACTAAAAAAT